One window of Triticum dicoccoides isolate Atlit2015 ecotype Zavitan chromosome 5A, WEW_v2.0, whole genome shotgun sequence genomic DNA carries:
- the LOC119298377 gene encoding expansin-like A1 — translation MAVSRCSILLLPLLLFLCTLPPLTSACDRCVHRTRAAYYASSLTLAAGSCGYGAAAASLNGDLLAGAGPALYRQGVGCGACFQVRCKDEELCATAGVKVVVTDRARTKTNDTDLVLSSPAFAAMARPGMAGRLAKLGAVDVEYKRVPCVYEGKNLSLRVDERSRAPSELAITILYQGGQTDIVEVDVAQVGSSSSWTSLTRDHGPAWSTSEAPPGPLQLRAVVTSGFDGAWVYAEHEVLPSQWHAGEVYDTGVQITAIAQEACLPCDTQEWK, via the exons atGGCCGTCTCTCGCTGCTCCATCCTTCTGCTgccgctcctcctcttcctctgcacCCTCCCGCCGCTCACCTCAGCCTGCGACCGCTGCGTGCACCGCACCAGAGCCGCCTACTACGCCTCGTCTCTCACCCTCGCCG CCGGTTCCTGCGGGTACGGCGCGGCGGCCGCGTCCCTCAACGGCGACCTGCTCGCCGGGGCCGGCCCGGCCCTGTACAGACAAGGCGTCGGCTGCGGCGCGTGCTTCCAGGTGCGGTGCAAGGACGAGGAGCTCTGCGCTACCGCCGGCGTGAAGGTCGTCGTCACCGACCGCGCCAGGACGAAGACGAACGACACCGACCTCGTGCTGAGCAGCCCGGCGTTCGCTGCCATGGCCCGCCCCGGCATGGCTGGGCGGCTCGCCAAGCTCGGCGCCGTCGACGTCGAGTACAAGAG GGTGCCGTGCGTGTACGAGGGAAAGAACCTCTCGCTGCGGGTGGATGAGCGGAGCCGCGCGCCCAGCGAGCTCGCCATCACGATCCTCTACCAGGGCGGCCAGACCGACATCGTCGAGGTCGACGTCGCGCAGGTCGGTTCGTCGTCGAGCTGGACGTCCCTGACACGAGACCACGGGCCGGCGTGGAGCACGAGCGAGGCGCCACCGGGGCCACTGCAGCTGAGGGCGGTGGTGACCAGCGGGTTCGACGGGGCATGGGTCTATGCCGAACATGAAGTCCTGCCGAGCCAGTGGCACGCCGGCGAGGTCTACGACACCGGCGTCCAGATCACCGCCATCGCCCAAGAAGCCTGCCTCCCCTGCGACACGCAGGAGTGGAAGTGA